In Pantoea agglomerans, the genomic stretch ACGTGGCGATTGTGGTCAAGAGCAGCGACTACGACGCCATCCTTGCCGAGCTGGACGCCAACGAGAACTCCCTGACGCTGGAAACCCGCTTCGATCTCGCCATCAAGGCGTTTGAGCATACCGCGGCCTACGACAGCATGATCGCCAACTACTTCGGCTCGCTGGTTCCCGCCTACCACGGCGAGCGCGATCGGCCCGCCGGTCGCTTCCCGCGCACGCTGAATCTCAACTTCATTAAGAAGCAGGATATGCGCTACGGCGAAAACAGCCATCAGGACGCCGCCTTCTATATAGAAGAGAACGTGCAGGAAGCTTCAGTGGCGACCGCGCAGCAGCTTCAGGGCAAAGCGCTCTCCTATAACAATATTGCCGATACCGACGCGGCGCTGGAGTGCGTGAAGGCGTTCAGCGAAGCAGCCTGCGTTATCGTCAAGCATGCCAACCCCTGCGGCGTCGCCGCTGGCACATCGATCCTTGAGGCTTACGAGCGCGCTTACCAGACCGATCCGACCTCTGCCTTCGGTGGCATCATCGCTTTCAACCGCGAGCTGGACGAAGCCACCGCGCAGGCGATCATCAGCCGTCAGTTTGTTGAAGTGATCATCGCCCCCTCCGCCAGCGAAGCGGCGCTGAAAGTTACGGCGGCGAAGCAGAACGTTCGCGTACTGGTTTGCGGTCAGTGGCAGGAACGCGTTCCCGGCCTCGATTTCAAACGCGTTACCGGCGGCCTGCTGGTACAGGATCGCGATCTGGGCATGGTGGAAGCGAGCCAGCTGCGTGTCGTCAGCAAGCGCCAGCCGAGCGAGCAGGAGCTGCGCGACGCGCTCTTCTGCTGGAAGGTGGCGAAGTTCGTCAAATCCAACGCCATCGTTTATGCGCGCGACAATATGACCATCGGCATCGGCGCCGGCCAGATGAGCCGCGTCTACTCCGCTAAAATCGCCGGCATCAAGGCCGCGGACGAAGGGCTGGAGGTAAAAGGCTCGGCGATGGCTTCCGACGCCTTCTTCCCGTTCCGCGACGGTATTGATGCCGCCGCCGCCGTTGGCGTCACCTGCGTTATCCAGCCGGGCGGCTCTATTCGCGACGATGAGGTTATCGCCGCGGCAGACGAGCACGGCATCGCCATGATCTTCACTGACATGCGCCACTTCCGCCATTAATTACCCGGAGAGCAATATGAAAATTTTAGTGATTGGCAACGGCGGACGTGAACACGCGCTGGCCTGGAAAGCGGCGCAGTCGCCGCTGGCGGAAACGGTATTCGTCGCGCCCGGTAATGCCGGCACCGCGCT encodes the following:
- the purH gene encoding bifunctional phosphoribosylaminoimidazolecarboxamide formyltransferase/IMP cyclohydrolase; the encoded protein is MQQRRPVRRALLSVSDKAGILEFAQALSSRGVELLSTGGTARLLADAGLAVTEVSDYTGFPEMMDGRVKTLHPKVHGGILGRRGQDDAIMAQHAIEPIDMVVVNLYPFAQTVAREGCTLEDAVENIDIGGPTMVRSAAKNHKDVAIVVKSSDYDAILAELDANENSLTLETRFDLAIKAFEHTAAYDSMIANYFGSLVPAYHGERDRPAGRFPRTLNLNFIKKQDMRYGENSHQDAAFYIEENVQEASVATAQQLQGKALSYNNIADTDAALECVKAFSEAACVIVKHANPCGVAAGTSILEAYERAYQTDPTSAFGGIIAFNRELDEATAQAIISRQFVEVIIAPSASEAALKVTAAKQNVRVLVCGQWQERVPGLDFKRVTGGLLVQDRDLGMVEASQLRVVSKRQPSEQELRDALFCWKVAKFVKSNAIVYARDNMTIGIGAGQMSRVYSAKIAGIKAADEGLEVKGSAMASDAFFPFRDGIDAAAAVGVTCVIQPGGSIRDDEVIAAADEHGIAMIFTDMRHFRH